The following coding sequences lie in one Candidatus Melainabacteria bacterium genomic window:
- a CDS encoding DUF378 domain-containing protein, which yields MKNLELLAIVLLVIGGINWGLVGAFNYNVVTSLLGDGSTMTRAVYALVGLCALYEAFKMMKSKAA from the coding sequence ATGAAAAATCTGGAGCTACTCGCAATCGTCCTCCTCGTTATTGGAGGTATCAACTGGGGCTTAGTAGGCGCATTTAACTACAATGTAGTTACTTCTCTGCTGGGCGATGGAAGCACCATGACACGCGCAGTCTACGCTCTTGTCGGTCTCTGTGCGCTTTACGAAGCGTTCAAGATGATGAAGAGCAAAGCCGCGTAG